The proteins below are encoded in one region of Pseudomonas entomophila L48:
- a CDS encoding winged helix-turn-helix transcriptional regulator: MAHYRECPAYDVFAPACPARLLLDRLADKWALLLIDRLSAGERIRFNQLRRDMAGISQKMLAQTLKRLERDGLIEREVHPTVPPTVEYALTELGATLGDTVERLARWAEANMPAIQLAQQQYDRQAARHLD; encoded by the coding sequence ATGGCCCACTACCGGGAATGCCCCGCCTACGACGTATTCGCCCCCGCCTGCCCCGCGCGGTTGCTGCTCGACCGCCTGGCGGACAAATGGGCACTGCTGCTGATCGACCGCCTCAGCGCCGGTGAACGCATCCGCTTCAACCAACTGCGCCGGGACATGGCCGGGATCTCGCAGAAAATGCTGGCGCAAACCCTGAAGCGCCTGGAGCGCGATGGGCTGATCGAACGTGAAGTACATCCCACCGTGCCGCCCACGGTCGAGTACGCGCTGACCGAACTGGGCGCGACCCTGGGCGACACGGTCGAGCGCCTGGCACGCTGGGCGGAGGCGAACATGCCCGCGATACAGCTGGCCCAGCAGCAATACGACCGCCAGGCTGCGCGTCACCTTGATTGA
- a CDS encoding ABC transporter ATP-binding protein, with the protein MSSPLLRIERLHWSPAAGEPRLLDDVTLEVRPGEFVGLIGPNGSGKTSLLRCAYRFNRPQAGRVLLDGEDVWQRPPRWVAQRIAVMLQEFPEDFGLSVRDVVAMGRTPHLGWLDGDGDPAPIDAALRQLGLEDRAEQGFAHLSGGEKQRVLLARALAQQPRLLVLDEPTNHLDPRYQLALLQHLRGTGLGLLASFHDLNLAAAFCDRLYVIEQGRIKAGGTPAEVLTEQCLAEVFGTRALVDRHPLAHHPRITWISPA; encoded by the coding sequence ATGTCTTCACCCCTCCTGCGCATCGAGCGCCTGCACTGGTCACCGGCTGCCGGCGAGCCGCGCCTGCTCGACGATGTCACGCTCGAAGTGCGCCCCGGCGAGTTCGTCGGCCTGATCGGCCCCAACGGCAGCGGCAAGACCAGCCTGCTGCGCTGCGCCTACCGCTTCAACCGCCCGCAGGCCGGGCGTGTGCTGCTCGATGGCGAGGATGTCTGGCAACGCCCGCCGCGCTGGGTGGCCCAGCGTATCGCGGTGATGCTGCAGGAGTTCCCCGAGGACTTCGGCCTCAGTGTGCGCGACGTCGTCGCCATGGGCCGCACGCCGCACTTGGGCTGGCTCGATGGCGATGGCGACCCGGCGCCCATCGACGCCGCCTTGCGCCAGTTGGGCCTGGAAGACCGCGCCGAGCAAGGCTTCGCCCACCTGTCCGGCGGCGAAAAGCAGCGCGTGCTGCTGGCCCGGGCCCTGGCCCAGCAACCGCGCCTGCTGGTGCTGGACGAGCCGACCAACCACCTTGACCCACGTTACCAGCTGGCGCTGCTGCAGCACCTGCGCGGCACCGGCCTGGGCCTGCTGGCAAGCTTCCACGACCTGAACCTGGCCGCCGCCTTCTGCGACCGCCTGTACGTCATCGAGCAAGGCCGCATCAAAGCCGGCGGCACACCCGCCGAGGTGCTGACCGAGCAGTGCCTGGCCGAGGTCTTCGGCACCCGCGCCCTGGTCGACCGCCACCCCCTGGCCCATCACCCGCGCATCACCTGGATCAGCCCCGCATGA
- a CDS encoding ABC transporter substrate-binding protein: protein MKRSLLTLLAALPLMAAASDYPVNVRSCDRTVTFQQSPQRAVSHDINLTGMLLALGLRERMIGYSGISGWKTLDPTLSQALTGLPELAPRYPSVENLLDVDADFLFAGWGYGMEVGGTLTPQRLASFGIPVYELSESCSRIMPRHPASLDDLYTDLDNLGRIFDVAPRAQALITELRQRVAGVAKTLANVHERPKVFLYDSGEDRPTTSGSLGMPQALIAAAGGDNVMADVQASWTEVSWESVVERDPEVIAIVDYGPTTWQQKRDFLLQLPALADVKAIRERRFVVLSYLQVTPSVDNADAIERLAGALHPQLFAQARP, encoded by the coding sequence ATGAAGCGATCGCTACTTACCCTGCTCGCCGCCCTGCCCCTTATGGCGGCGGCCAGCGACTACCCCGTGAATGTGCGCAGCTGCGACCGCACGGTGACCTTCCAGCAGTCACCGCAACGGGCGGTCAGCCACGACATCAACCTGACCGGCATGCTCCTGGCCCTCGGCCTGCGCGAGCGGATGATCGGCTACAGCGGCATCAGCGGCTGGAAGACCCTCGACCCTACCTTGAGCCAGGCGTTGACGGGCCTGCCGGAACTGGCGCCACGCTACCCATCGGTGGAGAACCTGCTGGACGTGGACGCCGACTTCCTGTTCGCCGGCTGGGGCTATGGCATGGAGGTTGGCGGGACACTCACCCCGCAGCGCCTGGCATCGTTCGGTATCCCGGTGTACGAGCTGAGCGAGTCGTGCTCGCGGATCATGCCCCGGCACCCGGCGAGCCTTGACGACCTCTACACCGACCTCGACAACCTCGGGCGCATCTTCGACGTGGCCCCACGGGCACAAGCGCTGATTACCGAGCTGCGCCAGCGTGTCGCCGGGGTTGCCAAGACCCTCGCCAACGTCCATGAGCGCCCCAAGGTGTTCCTCTACGACAGCGGCGAAGACCGCCCCACCACTTCCGGCAGCCTGGGCATGCCCCAGGCGCTGATCGCGGCGGCCGGTGGCGACAACGTGATGGCCGACGTGCAGGCCAGCTGGACCGAGGTCAGTTGGGAAAGCGTCGTCGAGCGCGACCCCGAGGTCATCGCGATCGTCGACTATGGGCCGACCACCTGGCAGCAGAAGCGCGACTTCCTGCTCCAGCTCCCGGCACTGGCCGACGTCAAAGCCATCCGCGAGCGCCGCTTCGTGGTGCTGTCCTACCTGCAGGTGACGCCCTCGGTGGACAACGCCGATGCCATCGAACGGCTGGCCGGCGCCTTGCACCCGCAACTGTTCGCGCAGGCACGGCCGTGA